One window of the Lytechinus pictus isolate F3 Inbred chromosome 5, Lp3.0, whole genome shotgun sequence genome contains the following:
- the LOC129261839 gene encoding ileal sodium/bile acid cotransporter-like, translating into MAYFETSTLMLSDEGFFSKDVVMVTETDNWTTTGQYLPPSPPSYIAALKKANKYTLITILIFLMLAMGCVVKPSDFKEVLRVPKSVLIGMLCQFVLMPLSAFCLALALSLPAPMALGVLVMSCCPGGTVSNLFTFWTKGDVCLSITMTTISTVAAIGLMPLNLFIYSRRWTDDNAVIPFVSIITALVSIVIPVTIGMFIRWKRIEWTWFISKVGSILGLLGIATSIILTAIINPGMYSVSWQVWICVLTLPALGAALGYLLSWALRRPPAHCRTIAYETGLQNVSLALTLIVLTFEGSPIMFQVFTYPSLYGPVMMVEGLIGVAVYKIVVRRTGSHEGGPVADNGWMKKDINSEDACSALDSKI; encoded by the exons ATGGCTTATTTCGAAACATCCACACTGATGCTATCTGATGAgggatttttttctaaagacgTTGTCATGGTAACGGAGACGGATAACTGGACGACCACCGGTCAATACCTTCCTCCATCACCACCTTCTTACATCGCAGCCTTGAAAAAAGCAAATAAGTATACTCTGATCACAATCCTTATCTTCCTCATGCTAGCCATGGGTTGCGTGGTCAAACCTAGCGATTTTAAAGAAGTG TTACGCGTACCGAAGAGTGTACTGATCGGGATGTTATGCCAGTTCGTCTTGATGCCACTGTCTGCTTTCTGCCTAGCTCTCGCCCTGTCCTTACCGGCGCCCATGGCGTTAGGGGTACTCGTCATGTCATGCTGCCCTGGAGGAACCGTCTCTAACCTCTTCACCTTCTGGACAAAGGGAGACGTATGTCTCAG CATCACCATGACGACCATCTCGACCGTAGCCGCCATTGGGCTCATGCCTCTGAACCTGTTCATCTACAGTCGAAGATGGACCGATGACAATGCCGTCATCCCATTCGTCAGCATCATCACAGCTCTGGTGTCCATCGTAATCCCAGTAACGATTGGGATGTTCATTCGATGGAAGAGAATAGAGTGGACATGGTTCATTTCAAAG GTTGGGAGCATCCTAGGCCTTCTGGGAATAGCCACAAGCATCATCCTCACGGCAATCATCAACCCCGGGATGTACTCCGTCTCCTGGCAAGTTTGGATCTGCGTCCTCACCCTCCCTGCCTTGGGCGCCGCCCTCGGTTATCTCCTCTCCTGGGCCCTACGCCGCCCGCCCGCACACTGCCGTACCATCGCTTACGAGACGGGTCTCCAGAACGTCTCCCTGGCCCTGACCCTGATCGTCCTGACGTTCGAAGGTTCACCCATCATGTTTCAGGTCTTCACCTACCCGTCCCTCTACGGTCCCGTCATGATGGTAGAAGGACTCATCGGGGTCGCGGTCTACAAGATCGTGGTGAGACGTACCGGCAGCCATGAAGGCGGACCCGTCGCCGACAATGGTTGGATGAAGAAGGACATCAACTCCGAAGACGCTTGCTCTGCCCTCGATTCCAAAATCTAA